From a region of the Streptomyces sp. B21-083 genome:
- a CDS encoding Clp protease N-terminal domain-containing protein: MFERFTSDARAVVQGAVEHSERVGSRSVDAEHLLLALLDREAGRASFALASLGLADRKESVKAALADARRRAGLSQAEADALAGLGIDVSDIVSRVEEVHGVGAMSGDPQGRGWLSSGRRSFSRDAKEVLERCLRIAVARRDRRIGDEHILLALTVRPGVPSEVLADQGVTYGGLSRVLYGEGEAKAG, translated from the coding sequence ATGTTCGAACGGTTCACGAGCGATGCGCGCGCTGTGGTGCAGGGTGCCGTCGAGCACTCCGAGCGCGTCGGCAGTCGGTCTGTCGACGCCGAGCACCTGCTGCTCGCATTGCTCGACCGGGAAGCCGGCAGGGCCTCCTTCGCGCTGGCCTCGCTCGGCCTCGCCGACCGCAAGGAGTCGGTCAAGGCTGCCCTGGCCGACGCCCGGCGCCGCGCCGGACTGTCCCAGGCCGAGGCCGATGCCCTCGCCGGGCTCGGAATCGATGTGTCCGACATCGTCTCCCGCGTCGAGGAGGTGCACGGCGTCGGCGCGATGTCGGGCGACCCTCAGGGCAGGGGGTGGTTGTCGTCGGGGCGCCGATCCTTCAGCCGGGACGCCAAGGAGGTGCTGGAGAGGTGCCTGCGCATCGCCGTGGCCCGTCGGGACCGCCGGATCGGCGACGAACACATCCTCCTCGCCCTGACGGTCCGCCCGGGTGTGCCGTCAGAGGTCCTCGCCGATCAGGGAGTCACGTACGGCGGTCTGAGCCGGGTGCTGTACGGCGAGGGCGAGGCGAAGGCGGGCTGA
- a CDS encoding helix-turn-helix domain-containing protein, producing MTEATDLAERAGDRDPRIGLRAVSALRKLVEQLESVQVRSARNQGWSWQEIAAELGVSRQAVHKKHGRQ from the coding sequence ATGACCGAAGCAACAGATCTCGCCGAGCGCGCGGGTGACCGTGACCCGCGGATCGGACTGCGAGCCGTCTCCGCGCTGCGGAAGCTGGTCGAGCAGTTGGAGTCCGTGCAGGTGCGCAGTGCGCGCAACCAGGGCTGGTCGTGGCAGGAGATCGCCGCGGAACTCGGTGTCAGCAGGCAGGCCGTCCACAAGAAACACGGGAGGCAGTGA
- a CDS encoding zinc-binding dehydrogenase produces MFAAYAARIDPDHPLDGLELGDRPAPEARPGWTTVDVRAASLNHHDLWSLRGVGLPEDRLPMILGCDAAGVDADGNEVVLHSVIGQTGHGVGPKEPRSILTERYQGTFAEQVAVPAWNVLPKPKELSFAEAACLPTAWLTAYRMLFTNAGVRPGDSVLVQGAGGGVATAAIVLGKAAGLRVFATSRDEAKRKRALELGAVEAVESGARLPQRVDAVIETVGAATWSHSVKSLRPGGTLVISGATSGDRPSHAELTRIFFLELKVVGSTMGTKDELEDLLSFCAATGVRPVIDEVLPLDRAREGFERLESGDQFGKIVLTMS; encoded by the coding sequence ATGTTCGCTGCCTACGCCGCCCGCATCGACCCCGACCATCCGCTCGACGGGCTGGAGTTGGGTGACCGCCCAGCCCCCGAGGCGCGTCCCGGCTGGACGACGGTCGACGTCAGGGCCGCCTCGCTCAACCACCACGACCTCTGGTCCCTGCGTGGAGTCGGACTCCCCGAGGACCGTCTGCCGATGATCCTCGGCTGTGACGCCGCCGGCGTCGACGCGGACGGCAACGAGGTCGTCCTGCACTCCGTCATCGGCCAGACCGGCCACGGCGTCGGCCCCAAGGAACCCCGTTCCATCCTCACCGAGCGCTACCAGGGCACCTTCGCCGAGCAGGTCGCCGTACCGGCCTGGAACGTCCTGCCCAAGCCCAAGGAGCTCTCCTTCGCGGAGGCGGCCTGTCTGCCCACGGCCTGGCTGACGGCGTACCGCATGCTCTTCACCAACGCTGGCGTACGCCCCGGCGACTCGGTACTGGTGCAGGGCGCCGGTGGCGGTGTCGCGACCGCCGCGATCGTGCTCGGCAAGGCGGCGGGGCTGCGGGTCTTCGCAACCAGCCGGGACGAGGCGAAGCGGAAGCGGGCGCTGGAGCTGGGCGCCGTCGAGGCGGTGGAGTCCGGGGCGCGGCTGCCGCAGCGCGTGGACGCCGTGATCGAGACGGTCGGGGCGGCCACCTGGTCGCACTCGGTCAAGTCGCTGCGGCCCGGCGGCACCCTCGTCATCTCCGGCGCCACCAGCGGGGACCGCCCCTCGCACGCCGAACTGACCCGCATCTTCTTCCTCGAACTCAAGGTCGTCGGCTCGACGATGGGTACGAAGGACGAACTGGAGGACCTGCTGTCCTTCTGCGCCGCCACCGGCGTACGCCCCGTCATCGACGAGGTGCTTCCGCTGGACCGGGCCCGCGAGGGCTTCGAACGCCTCGAATCCGGCGACCAGTTCGGCAAGATCGTCCTGACCATGTCCTGA